In one Corallococcus sp. EGB genomic region, the following are encoded:
- a CDS encoding LLM class flavin-dependent oxidoreductase — MIPFSVLDLSPVISGGDAGHALRNSLDLARHVEKWGFKRFWLAEHHNMTGIASAATSVVIGYVAGGTSTIRVGAGGVMLPNHAPLIIAEQFGTLETLYPGRIDLGLGRAPGTDPRTSAALRRGLGGADSFPQDVVELQNYFKDPVPGQAVRAVPGAGLHVPLWLLGSSTFSAQLAAALGLPFAFASHFAPAQMMSALHLYRTQFRPSDVLQKPYAMIGVNVFAADTDKEGQRLFTSLLQAFLNLRRGQPGPLLPPVDSLDGQLNEMELAEVEHMLACTVVGSPDSVREGLQSLMEQTGADELMVTAQIHDHAARLRSFEIVAQVRDQLTAADTPPAPSPQAGR, encoded by the coding sequence ATGATCCCCTTCTCCGTCCTCGACCTGTCCCCCGTCATCTCCGGGGGTGACGCCGGACACGCGCTCCGCAACAGCCTGGATCTGGCCCGCCACGTGGAGAAGTGGGGCTTCAAGCGCTTCTGGCTGGCGGAGCACCACAACATGACGGGCATCGCCAGCGCGGCCACGTCGGTGGTCATCGGGTACGTGGCGGGCGGCACGTCGACGATTCGCGTGGGCGCGGGCGGCGTCATGCTGCCCAACCACGCGCCGCTCATCATCGCGGAGCAGTTCGGCACGCTGGAGACGCTCTACCCCGGCCGCATCGACCTGGGGCTGGGCCGGGCGCCGGGGACCGACCCACGCACCTCCGCGGCCCTGCGCCGGGGGCTGGGCGGCGCGGACAGCTTCCCGCAGGACGTGGTGGAGCTGCAGAACTACTTCAAGGATCCGGTGCCGGGGCAGGCGGTGCGCGCGGTGCCGGGCGCGGGCCTGCACGTGCCGCTGTGGCTGTTGGGCTCCAGCACCTTCAGCGCGCAGCTGGCCGCGGCGCTGGGGCTGCCCTTCGCGTTCGCGTCGCACTTCGCGCCCGCGCAGATGATGAGCGCGCTGCACCTGTACCGCACGCAGTTCCGCCCGTCGGACGTGCTCCAGAAGCCGTACGCGATGATTGGCGTCAACGTCTTCGCCGCGGACACGGACAAGGAGGGCCAGCGCCTCTTCACGTCCCTGCTCCAGGCCTTCCTCAACCTGCGCCGGGGCCAGCCGGGCCCGCTGCTGCCGCCGGTGGACAGCCTGGACGGCCAGCTCAACGAGATGGAGCTGGCGGAGGTCGAGCACATGCTGGCGTGCACCGTGGTGGGCTCGCCGGACAGCGTGCGCGAAGGACTCCAGTCGCTCATGGAGCAGACCGGCGCCGACGAGCTGATGGTGACCGCGCAGATCCACGACCACGCCGCGCGGCTGCGCTCGTTCGAGATCGTCGCGCAGGTGCGCGATCAGCTCACGGCCGCTGACACGCCGCCCGCACCGTCCCCGCAAGCCGGGCGATGA